One Pecten maximus chromosome 16, xPecMax1.1, whole genome shotgun sequence DNA window includes the following coding sequences:
- the LOC117314842 gene encoding uncharacterized protein LOC117314842 isoform X3 encodes MEGNFYGRQNSTSMGFTERNRTELEEKGYTVVENVLTETECGEYMRAFRDWLTEFPEGEWPSSAHSLIQRYKIGHHEAAWSTRLKAKAVFSKLWETDKLLTSVDAIAIGRPPEDGKELFAEEGFHWLHADQDAEKVGLHAYQGTVYLEAVAEDDWTFHVMERSHLYLNSLYDRNQKAALKSSINKNHYIRDDDEEWLISKGCVTKRVAVPRGGMVLWDSRLIHANARPKEGRAHPDRWRFCVMVCMTPASWATEADLETKKEAYRDVAMTTHWPSQDVRIMSSSFPSKYSKNIGWLKQLPEKAKTTEVKQMCGVVSYDFKDGEPNGPEWIPVWNKNSNQETMP; translated from the coding sequence AACTCAACGAGTATGGGGTTTACGGAACGAAATCGCACGGAGCTGGAGGAGAAAGGCTACACCGTGGTGGAAAACGTTCTCACCGAAACCGAATGTGGGGAATACATGCGGGCATTCAGGGATTGGCTCACCGAATTCCCGGAGGGCGAATGGCCGTCCTCCGCTCATTCTCTCATTCAGAGATATAAGATTGGCCATCATGAGGCTGCGTGGAGTACCCGCCTCAAAGCTAAAGCCGTCTTTTCCAAATTGTGGGAGACGGACAAGCTTCTTACTAGTGTCGACGCCATTGCAATAGGCCGGCCGCCAGAGGACGGAAAAGAGCTATTCGCGGAGGAAGGTTTCCATTGGTTACACGCTGATCAGGATGCAGAGAAGGTTGGTCTGCATGCTTACCAAGGGACAGTGTACCTGGAGGCGGTGGCTGAGGACGACTGGACATTCCACGTGATGGAAAGGTCACATCTCTACCTCAATAGTCTCTATGACCGAAACCAGAAAGCAGCACTAAAGAGTTCAATTAATAAAAACCATTACATTCGGGATGATGACGAAGAATGGCTTATCTCTAAAGGTTGTGTCACAAAGCGTGTGGCGGTACCACGTGGGGGAATGGTTCTGTGGGACTCGAGACTTATACACGCAAATGCTCGTCCAAAAGAAGGGAGGGCACATCCAGATAGGTGGCGCTTTTGTGTGATGGTCTGTATGACTCCGGCATCGTGGGCGACCGAAGCGGACCTGGAGACCAAGAAGGAGGCTTACAGGGACGTAGCCATGACAACACATTGGCCTTCACAAGATGTTCGGATCATGTCTTCTTCATTTCcttcaaaatattcaaagaaTATCGGCTGGTTGAAACAACTCCCAGAAAAAGCAAAAACAACGGAAGTGAAGCagatgtgtggtgtggtgtcgTATGATTTCAAAGACGGCGAACCAAACGGCCCCGAATGGATTCCCGTTTGGAATAAGAACAGTAACCAGGAAACAATGCCGTAA
- the LOC117314842 gene encoding uncharacterized protein LOC117314842 isoform X2, with the protein MEGNFYGRQNSTIMGFTERNRTELEEKGYTVVENVLTETECGEYIRAFRDWLTEFPEGEFPYSAHSLIQRYNIGHHEAAWSTRLKAKAVFSKLWKTDKLLTSVDAIAIGRPPEDGKELFAEEGRHWLHADQDAEKFGLHAYQGTVYLEAVAEDDWTFHVMERSHLYLNSLYDRNQRAALKSSVNKFYYLRDDDEEWLISKGCVTKRVAVPRGGMVLWDSRLIHANARPKEGRVHPDRWRFCVMVCMTPAWWATEQDLETKKEAYKDVAMTTHWPSQDVRIMSSLPSKYSKNIGWVKQLPENAKTTEVKQMCGVVSYDFKDGEPNGPEWIPVWNKGSITETMPAPLPQKSRWQQRMVVTSGISLVVGFAAWAVIKYVRQ; encoded by the coding sequence AATTCAACGATTATGGGGTTTACGGAACGAAATCGCACGGAGCTGGAGGAGAAAGGCTACACCGTGGTGGAAAACGTTCTCACCGAAACCGAATGTGGGGAATACATCCGGGCATTCAGGGACTGGCTAACCGAATTCCCGGAGGGAGAATTTCCGTACTCCGCTCATTCTCTCATTCAGAGATATAACATTGGCCATCATGAGGCTGCGTGGAGTACCCGCCTCAAAGCTAAAGCCGTCTTTTCCAAATTGTGGAAGACGGACAAGCTTCTTACTAGTGTCGACGCCATTGCAATAGGCCGGCCGCCAGAGGACGGAAAAGAGCTATTCGCGGAGGAAGGTCGCCATTGGTTACACGCTGATCAGGATGCAGAGAAGTTTGGTCTGCATGCTTACCAAGGGACAGTGTACCTGGAGGCGGTGGCTGAGGACGACTGGACATTCCACGTGATGGAAAGGTCACATCTCTACCTCAATAGTCTCTATGACCGGAACCAAAGAGCAGCGCTAAAGAGTTCTGTTAATAAATTCTATTACCTCCGGGATGATGATGAAGAATGGCTTATCTCTAAAGGTTGTGTCACAAAGCGTGTGGCGGTACCACGTGGGGGAATGGTTCTGTGGGACTCGAGACTTATACATGCAAATGCTCGTCCAAAAGAAGGGAGGGTACATCCAGATAGATGGCGCTTTTGTGTGATGGTCTGTATGACTCCGGCATGGTGGGCGACCGAACAGGATCTGGAGACAAAGAAGGAGGCGTACAAGGACGTAGCTATGACAACACATTGGCCTTCACAAGATGTTCGGATCATGTCCTCGTTACcttcaaaatattcaaagaaTATCGGCTGGGTGAAACAACTCCCAGAAAATGCAAAAACAACGGAAGTGAAGCagatgtgtggtgtggtgtcgTATGATTTCAAAGACGGTGAACCAAACGGCCCAGAATGGATTCCCGTTTGGAATAAGGGCAGTATCACGGAAACAATGCCAGCACCACTACCTCAGAAGTCAAGATGGCAGCAGAGAATGGTCGTGACGTCAGGGATAAGTCTGGTGGTTGGTTTTGCAGCTTGGGCTGTGATCAAGTACGTTAgacaatga
- the LOC117314842 gene encoding uncharacterized protein LOC117314842 isoform X1, translated as MKHPCIREIPCTIVINAGGNFNGRQNSTIMGFTERNRTELEEKGYTVVENVLTETECGEYIRAFRDWLTEFPEGEFPYSAHSLIQRYNIGHHEAAWSTRLKAKAVFSKLWKTDKLLTSVDAIAIGRPPEDGKELFAEEGRHWLHADQDAEKFGLHAYQGTVYLEAVAEDDWTFHVMERSHLYLNSLYDRNQRAALKSSVNKFYYLRDDDEEWLISKGCVTKRVAVPRGGMVLWDSRLIHANARPKEGRVHPDRWRFCVMVCMTPAWWATEQDLETKKEAYKDVAMTTHWPSQDVRIMSSLPSKYSKNIGWVKQLPENAKTTEVKQMCGVVSYDFKDGEPNGPEWIPVWNKGSITETMPAPLPQKSRWQQRMVVTSGISLVVGFAAWAVIKYVRQ; from the exons ATGAAACATCCCTGTATAAGGGAAATCCCATGTACTATAGTTATCAATGCGGGAGGAAACTTTAACGGACGACAG AATTCAACGATTATGGGGTTTACGGAACGAAATCGCACGGAGCTGGAGGAGAAAGGCTACACCGTGGTGGAAAACGTTCTCACCGAAACCGAATGTGGGGAATACATCCGGGCATTCAGGGACTGGCTAACCGAATTCCCGGAGGGAGAATTTCCGTACTCCGCTCATTCTCTCATTCAGAGATATAACATTGGCCATCATGAGGCTGCGTGGAGTACCCGCCTCAAAGCTAAAGCCGTCTTTTCCAAATTGTGGAAGACGGACAAGCTTCTTACTAGTGTCGACGCCATTGCAATAGGCCGGCCGCCAGAGGACGGAAAAGAGCTATTCGCGGAGGAAGGTCGCCATTGGTTACACGCTGATCAGGATGCAGAGAAGTTTGGTCTGCATGCTTACCAAGGGACAGTGTACCTGGAGGCGGTGGCTGAGGACGACTGGACATTCCACGTGATGGAAAGGTCACATCTCTACCTCAATAGTCTCTATGACCGGAACCAAAGAGCAGCGCTAAAGAGTTCTGTTAATAAATTCTATTACCTCCGGGATGATGATGAAGAATGGCTTATCTCTAAAGGTTGTGTCACAAAGCGTGTGGCGGTACCACGTGGGGGAATGGTTCTGTGGGACTCGAGACTTATACATGCAAATGCTCGTCCAAAAGAAGGGAGGGTACATCCAGATAGATGGCGCTTTTGTGTGATGGTCTGTATGACTCCGGCATGGTGGGCGACCGAACAGGATCTGGAGACAAAGAAGGAGGCGTACAAGGACGTAGCTATGACAACACATTGGCCTTCACAAGATGTTCGGATCATGTCCTCGTTACcttcaaaatattcaaagaaTATCGGCTGGGTGAAACAACTCCCAGAAAATGCAAAAACAACGGAAGTGAAGCagatgtgtggtgtggtgtcgTATGATTTCAAAGACGGTGAACCAAACGGCCCAGAATGGATTCCCGTTTGGAATAAGGGCAGTATCACGGAAACAATGCCAGCACCACTACCTCAGAAGTCAAGATGGCAGCAGAGAATGGTCGTGACGTCAGGGATAAGTCTGGTGGTTGGTTTTGCAGCTTGGGCTGTGATCAAGTACGTTAgacaatga